ATCGACAGCCTGCTCAAGCACGCCATCGCCATGAAGGATCAGCTGAACGCTGCTCAGGGCCGCAGGTAGCGAGGGGCTTGGCACCGACCTGCCCGTGTATCTGGGCACCCGTTCTGGCTCCCAGAGGCTCTGGAGATGTAAAACAGCCCAGTACAAACACGCCAAGCGGTTATCTCAGTAATGTGATTCCAGGCTGTTATTTATAAGAGCGTGCTGCTTGCcttccagtgatttttttctggctttgtttGCCATGGGAAGCAAATAATCTTGTTTACAAAAGGgtaactggaaaataatttatttccttatttaaaaaGGGATGTTTGGTTCCgtaatacattaaatatttgttgtgtTAAAGGCATTTGGAGTGATGCTACTGAGATGGAGTAGGTGAGAGGCTGCCTTTGGTACCCTGTCATCCATGTGGCTTTTTCTGAGGAGAGTCCCTTAGAGATTAGTGGTGCTGACAGACGTGGCAGAAAGATTATGCATTTTTGTGTGCCTGCAGCTGAACTACAGCTACGAAAACATCTTCCAGCAGATTGTCTGAGCCCAGTGTATTTGTCTCTCCTGAGAACTGTGTTGGTGTTGGAGTCTGACTGCTTAGGAGTGAGAAGACTCCCAAATGCCCCTGCCCACCACGGACAGTTCTAAATGCCCATCCCTGATAAAACCACCCCAGCAGACAAAGCACCTCTGTCTCTGCAAAACAACTCCACTTTAGACGTTTCTGGTACAGGGTCTGTGTTTTCCCCCGCGTGCAGCGGGGTCACACCGTGCAGCCCTAACAGAGCATTTTTAGActtgtttcttgtttggttggttttgcgGTGGTGTGGCTGTGACGATTGCTGTCTTGACACCCATgggggctgctgtgtgctgctccgTAGCCTGCACAGCACGCTGAAAGGTGTGCTTGTCTTAGCAGCTCTCCCTCTCCGAGCAGTGAGGCTTTATTTTAGGGCTCCCCTGGTTCTTCACATTCCCATGGCTGCTGAcgtcctgcctgcctgctggaCATGACCgtctctttctttttacagcACCGCTGGCCCACAAGCCAAGAATCCTCCAGCTAGTTCCTGATTTCGGACAAGACTGGCTGTCCTCTGCCTTCTTCTCCAGCCCAGCTCCGTGCTCACCGACCACGTGGAGGAATAAGAACCCTTCCGCTCAGTCTGTGAAGCTGCCCACAGGTCGGCCTGCCTCGCTGTTCCCAGTAACGAGGTGCTGCACCTGAGCAGGCAAAAAAAACTCCTGGGGTCAGGACTGCCTTTGTGGGACAGCCTCTTTCCCCACTGTTCTGCAAAAAGGGAAACGGGGTGGTTCTGCATTTGTCCTTTCCAGTTCTTTCTGATGGCAGACTGCTACGAGGCGTTTTTCTCTCTACCTCTTGGCCACAGAAGTATCTCAGCAAAAACTAGGTCTTGCTTTCAGTATTTCGTAGGTGGCTGTGGAAAGACTTAATGTAGGCACACTTCAGCTTTGTTCGGGAGGCATTCTGCAGGGAGAGTTTCTCATGTGTGTGCCAGGAAGTGCTGAATTTGGTCTTAGTgagaacaataataaaaaggcaaaacaaataaGTTCTGTCTCAAACCTTCCCCTCTTGCTCGCTCAGGCTGGGGGGTCTTggagcctgctggctctgctcgTTTCACAGGGCGCGGAGCAAAACAAAGACACGCAGAGTTGGAGCCtttcaagtgaaaaagaaactgtCCTGCTCTTCAAACAAAATTGGACTTTCTTCATCCCTTGTCGAGCACTGTTAATCTCTCTTGGAGCCAGCAGTTGTGTTCTGCTGAAGAATTTCCCAGAGACGCGGGGATCAAAGCAGTGCCAGGCTCAGTTTCCAAAGAAATGCTCTGCGTGGTGCTCAGGGCGCCAGGTGCCTTTCAGGACAGTAACACGGAAGGTGAGAGGATCTGTTTGGATCAGTGGCTTCCTTTCGCTCCCTGAAATACTCTGCTGACTGCTGGCTGATGAAGATTTGGGGAAGAACCcagcatgctgctgctctgggcctGTGCAGGGCAGCGAGCTGTGTCGTGCTCAGAGGGTCGAGGTGCTGGTGCCCGAGCAGGAGGCCTCTCTGCCACCTCAAACCCTTTCTCTGCAACCTTCAGACTCCTCCGGTTCCATCTCACTTGTTGCTCCTCCATCGCCTCGCCTGGTTTCTTAAACCTGGCTGCAGGGAAGCCCTCGGGTTGGCGGCGTGAGCTCTTGGTGTCGTGCCGGCTCCTGGGGATAGAcgagggaggaggaaaatggGAGGGGGAATGGAGAGAGGTAGAGGCAGCCAAAGAAAGCTGGGATCTGCTGCGGAAGGAGGGCAGGTCTGCTCGTGGACTAGCTCCTCTTGCTCCTCACGCGTCTTTGAGGGACTGGGAGCTGTCTTCTGGTGtctgcaggagggcagagggTGGAAAATCAGCCACCCCCGGGTCTGAGGAGGCTCCTTGCCACAGGGGTCGAGACGGGACCTACGTTAAGCTCTAAACAGAGATGCAAATCCTGCAGCCTCCGCGTGATGAGACAGGGCGAAGAAGCCCCTCTTCCACTCACACCAGCGTCGAGTCCTTGCCCGAGGCCCCAGGTTTGCGCGCCAGCACGTTCCTCATCTCGCGGGTGACGCCGTTCCAGGGCttgccctgtgcctgcagcaagGCTGACTCTGCCGACAGCGTCCTGTGCGTGCGGGGCAGGTTGTAGCTCTCCTGCTCGGAGcgagccccggggctgcccgaCGAGGTGAGGTTGCTGCTGCCCGGGGATCCCAGCTGGGATTTGCGCTCCAGgaaaggggggaaggaaaacTCCCGGTGGATTtcgggccggggccgggacgCGGCCACGTTCTTGTTGTTGAGGTCGCCGGTGGGAGGGTCGCTGTGCTGGGCAGAGTCGTTCTCATACAGGGTGGGAGAGACCTCGGGGTGGCTGCGGCGGGAGAGCTGGGAAGCGCGCACCAGGGCGTGCGTCACCGTGACCAGCAGGACGATGATGCCGGAGGAGAGGATGCAGGCGCTGGCGATCCCGGCCTCGAGTTCGAAGAGCAGCAGCATGTAGATGGCAAGAGCTGGAAGGCAAGAGTGCAGCAAAGCGTAACGAACCGCGAGGACTCGAGGGATGCATCTGAGCTGTGAAAGATCAGGGCAGAAGCGCCCCGGGAGGGCTGGTCACTGGGAACAGAGAGATCTCACTCCGGGAATGAGCTGGCC
This genomic interval from Aythya fuligula isolate bAytFul2 chromosome 26, bAytFul2.pri, whole genome shotgun sequence contains the following:
- the TMEM221 gene encoding transmembrane protein 221, translated to MPSSYPQRALTVLLLFGTLSAAMALLASSLIFQLPAGRTGPGPGPGPGPGPGPGRGALPEAAAAALLPVSAVLAALCLVLNVSCLLLCLLHGYFSTELCRGQSGTERADWFLLDSRTVRHAAIGLFCCGVSVYLTALAIYMLLLFELEAGIASACILSSGIIVLLVTVTHALVRASQLSRRSHPEVSPTLYENDSAQHSDPPTGDLNNKNVAASRPRPEIHREFSFPPFLERKSQLGSPGSSNLTSSGSPGARSEQESYNLPRTHRTLSAESALLQAQGKPWNGVTREMRNVLARKPGASGKDSTLV